The genomic interval CATCCCCTTAGTTGAAGTGGTGTTAGACCCGGACACCGCCCACCCGAACATCGTGCTGTCGGCTGACGGGAAGCGGGGGGGCCGCGGCGAGCTGCTGCACGTCGTCCCCGACAACCCCCAACGCTTCGACCCCGTCATCTGCGTCCTGGGCAAGACCGGCTTCCTGTCTGGGAGGTTCTACTACCAGGTCGGTTTCCCCTTTAAGATACTTTAAGATCAATTTAAAGTGTTTTGTATATTAAATCTCTTGGTTTTTCCACGTTTTCAGGTAGAGGTGGGGACAAAGACCTTCTGGGACCTGGGCGTGGTCAAAGAGTCCGTCAACAGAAAGGGGATGATCACGTCCAAGCCCGAGAACGGCTACTGGACGGTGCGGATGAGGAACGGGGACGAGTATCGGGCTCTGGACTCCCCCTCGGTCCGCCTGTCTCTCAGGGAGAAGCCTCAGACTGTCGGGGTGTTCACAGATTACGAGGCGGGGACGGTGTCGTTCTTTAACGTGGAGAACGGGTCTCACATCTACAGCTTCACCGGATGTCTGTGGTCCGAGAGGATCTTCCCCTTCTTCAGCCCTGGTGTTTGTGATGAGGGGAAGAACACGGCGGCGTTAGTCATCACCGCCGTCAATCCTGAGACTTAAGAGGACGAGTCTTTGCCGCCGTTCTGAGGCTGAAGATGTTTGAGAAAtgattcaatatttaaaacatgatgCAACTTTTAACCTTTAAACCGGCAGCttgatgaaagtgagtctgatgtgtgagtgtgaacatgagaaagtttcctccttctctccctgaacgtctgttctctgtgactctgctgagtgggttccatctcctgtgagaagaactgactgagagtcagcttcaactgtcacaaccagctccaggtgaagagtgaagctgaactgtgatcagttaaaaacactcagaagttattaaaaaccagagttttcagttgtgtgaagtgttgctttaaaagttAAGTCTTATTTTCTGCACTTCTCAAAGATTTTgtcccatattcacaaatcctgaggaaaatatgaataaatttaCTATTGAAAAccatctttacattttcattttttatgaaCTAATCACAAACATTGCTCTGTCATGTTTTGATCCCGTGTTGAGCCCGTCGATTGTAAAtgaacatggacgacatgacagctctcatTCACATGCAGattctgtttatagagattagacgataaacaacacacagcacCAGGTCACGGTCTCGTCTCTTTGCCCAAGTGTTCTCCTTTTTACTTCATTTAACGTTTCATGATACAGAGggagacaaataaatacagacagaacagaagagGTGTGGGTGGGGGTATCAAAGGACAACAGTGAACTCCTCTAAGTCCTGAAGTGAAAAGCAGAGCTACAAGGCAGAAATTGTTCAATCCTGAAATCTTCTTCTGTTAAGATGCGTCACCCTACGAGCCTCATTCGATGGAGAATAATGGcaactgtgtttttacagtaagTCAAGTTAAagtcccccaaaaaaaacaaacccacgAGTGACAGGTCtgtaaagaggaggagacaaagcGAGGGGCCCCTCAAACGATGACAGGAACACAGTGAAATCAttaaaaagaatacaaaactTGCGTcgttgccttttttttttgtagatttttacttgaaaaaatacttttaaaaagtaacaaatCAGGAGGAAACAGCTGCGGTGAAAGTTTTTAGTTTGACACGATAGAGGACAcgtttaaaaatcaaacaaagaatTATGACGTGCACTTGGTTTTATCCGGGTTTACGTATGGCACCTGCACACGAGTCAAAAAGTCGCTGCGTTAAATTAGACGCACGACCTTTGCTGATATTTTGAACCCGTCCTCTATGTGCTGGGTGAACATGAACTTGGGAGACGGGGGTAGTTGTTTCTCGGGTTCGGACTAAAGAGAAGATATtcagctgaagaggaggaggaggatattAAGACTTGTCTGCTGATTTCAGGAGGTTTTCTTTGCTCCTTCTCTTCACGTCCCAGTTGTAGACTCGGGCCATGTCTGAGGAGCGCGGCGAGTTAAAGGAAAACAGCAGCGGCCGAGCGAGAGCAGTCATCTTAAAGTGcatgttcacattttcatttcatactCAAGCTTTTCTCCGAGGCTACGTTACAGTTTGAAAGAACATCACATCACTTcagaaaaagataaatataacaACGGATAAATAACATTTCAGTGCGTCTTACAACAAACCCTCCTTCAACATGCATCAGCAGTTAGCCCGACCTGGTTGGACGGTTTGGTGGAAGGATACTGACTTCGATGGTGGTGAACTGGTCTCGCAGGAAATCCAGATCCTCCACGAGCTGCTCCAGGTTGCGTGACGCCGTGGAGAGGTTCTTCTCGAGGAGAGCCTGGGCCTCGTCGATGTCGTACTCCAGCATCACGTTAGCCTTTGACGGGGAAACGTGGTGGTTATGGCTTTTAGGTAGAAAAACGTGTTCAAAGCGTCAAGTAGTTATTAAAGCTACTTCATTGATCGTTCTCTTAACTGTTTATGAAGTGGCTTGTAGTGAAATATCATATAAAGATAAGTAAACCTGAGCTCGACTTACCCCTAACCATAGACAGACTTTGTCGGTGGGCGGCACTGAGGCCTTGCAGTAAACATTGTCAGCCAATAGGAAGTGAGTCTCCATGGGATCTGTGGTTTCCTGGGAAATGAAAAGTGCAGAACACAAAAATCTGTCAGTCATAATCAAGTCTCTAACCCGGCCTGATCAATAGACACTTTCTAAATAAGCAACAAATCAAAAACCATGAATAACTCAAACAGAAATTCTATCAGTGATAAACATCTAACGCTTAtactaataaacaataaacaacttTTACCAGGCAGGTTTATCACTACATTCAGCCACAGCTGGATAAACAGGTTACAGATGATTTTCTACAACATTTCAGAGACGGGTCAATAAAACCGTACACACCTTTTTCTTCTGCATGTGTCGGAGGATTTCTAGCGTCTCTGTGATTTGTGGGATCTGGTTTTTCAACCTTGACGTGtagagaaatgtgaaaacagacaaaaatcaAACAGTACATGTTAACGTTGGTATTTTAGTTCCAACAGGAAAAACCCACAGGAATAGAAAAGaatcacacacatgtagagGCTTGATTGAGTAACGAACTCCACTCGGAGCCGTGGTAGTTACCTCTGTTTCTTCTGGGACAGGTTGAGCTCCATGTACTTATACTTCTGGTACTGCTCGTCCAGCCTCCTCAGCACCGCGTCGGCCGTGTCGTTGCCGGCCTGCTTCATGAAGGTGTCCACGTCCTCCTGAGAAACACAAGCATCCCGTGGTCACTATGAGAAGTGGGAATCGAACCCTCATCAGCACCTTGGAGCTCAAAACACATCAAAGCAGCATCTTGTGTTCATAAGGACAggatgaaaggaggagagaacaggaaGCTGCGTGATGgaggtgagagacacacacacacacacacacacacacacacacacacacacacacacacacacacacacacacacacacacacacacacacacacacacacacacacacacacacacacacacacacacacactagccgTTAGCTcgcagctagcagctagcatGACGCGCCCACAACCGGCTACAGCCACAGACGGTTCCCCGGGCCCCGCGGCCCGAGTCCGGCTGCGCCACGACCCGCGACACGGTGAGAGGAGCCGGGCTCTGCTCACCACAAACGCGGCCTCCGGGATCCCGAGGTGCTTTTTCTTCGTCGCCAGAGCAGCATTGCTGTTGTCTATGGTCGCCGCCATCTTGGAGAGAGGCCGCTGCTTCCTTCCTCACGCGTCTCGTCCCTGCGTCTCAAGAGCACAGCGCGGACTCTGCTGCCCCCCAGCGGCCACAGGCGGCCCCTGCAGCCAACACCCCACCAAGAGGCGACCTCCGATCGGTGAACTGACGTTTATCAGTTTTATGGATTTTAATAAATAcgaaaaaagataataatacaaaaactaCATTGGTTATAATGTTGGATGTGAGGTAAAAAATAATTccttatttgattttatattatttatatctcAAGTTTTACTCTtgcactgttttcactttttttaaaatacacttaCATCTGCTGCACCATCATTTGACATGTTAATAAACAAtaatctatttatctatctatccatctatccatctatctatctatctatctctatctctctctctctctctctctctctctctctctatctatccatctatctatctatctatctatatttaCTTTGGTTCCAGTGGTGGATCTATAGGATTTTtgtaaatcaggggccataaaggaCATAAAGTCCAGGTCATATTGTTTtgggccaatcagatttcagttgGGACCAGCCCCCCCGCCTCTGGCCCCACCCCTGTTTGCTTTCTCATAATTGTGagttaaatatataatgaaattcTTCAGACACTGAcctaaaacaaaaagaacaaacaccTCGAGTAAAATAAAGAGACGGCAGCGAGaagatgtttctttttccagtcacattttatttttttagtacATTTCAGTTTGTAGATAGATAActagagcagaggaagagaggctGTCGGCTGTGACCCGGCAGGATTAAGGACTGTGATAAACACTTTTGTCTGTACAGCTCAGAGGACTGAACACAAATGATCTTTTGTTTCTGTACCACCGCTCCTGTGGAAGAAGGGTTACACTGAGGGCAGGAAACTGTTGTTGTCACCCAACAGATATACATGCGTTTGAGTACAGGGCTCGATGACATGTTGCCCGTCACAGTGTCAGAATCAATGGGTTTTCCTTTTGACCCTTAAATAACGTGTCTGTGTGCAAAGTCAATTTGTGAGAGGTCGCTCGAAAACATTCAGACTCATTATTCATCTGGTCACCAACATGTCAGGTCTCAACATCATCAGATTATCAGATATAGCTCATTATATCATCATGGCCGGTGGATAAGCTCCtcggacacagacagagaatttaacagaatttgGCAGTAGACGGACGTTCTTTATTTGAGGCTAAAACTCCAAACGGATGCTAAACGCTAAAGAAACATTGTAGTAAATCTGCTTATTCCCTTtcttctgaaaatgaaaaaacactcTCATACTTGTGCCTGAAGTGTCACGCTACAGGCAGCAGCTACTTAGCTTAGCCTAACACAAAGACCGGAAACCGGAGGAAGGAGCTAACCCGGCTCGGTccgaagataaaaaaaatggctCATTTAAGCTCGACGTTAGACGAGGAAACGGACGCAGCCTTCTGTCACTTCCTTGCATTCATTTCCTCCTTATTTGTGCACGTCCTCTAAAAATGTTAGACTCATATATGCTGCTTTACGTACGAATTCTTCTTCTCGCCTCTCCTACGTCGGGCACAGATGGGCAAAGCCTGGTGAGGAggatatgacgcaattaaagTAATAGAGCTGTCGGCCAATATGGGTGTTTGGTAGAAACTCATCTTCCCACCAGAAAGTGAATAAGCTAATTTCAAACCGCTCCTTTAGACGGTAATTCAAGCTAAACGTCCTCAGGCAGAAAACTGTGGTTTAAACAGTCAAACATCTCAAAACCAATGATTCTTATAGCATCTGTGTCAAAATGTGGttgaaaagtgtatttttcGAGACGACATAAAAACCACTCTGTGACGCCACAGGAAGCTTTATCAACCGCAACTCCAACGTTTTCATTCACCTGCGACACTCGTTTGCACTCGACTGAGAGTCAAAGTCTACTGTGATATTACATTTGTGCGCACACACCAAAAAGGCATGTAAACCACTTTCTCCACAACAGAATTTAAGCCTGTATCGTCCCTGCGTTGGGTTGACGCCTCTGGACCCTCTTGGCTCGACGAGTCCCGTCCGTATGCGTGCACGGATGTTGGCGTGGTTCTTTTGTCGGAGTCTGTTCGTCGAGTTCCCCCTCTGCGTTGGTCTGGTCTCCCTCTGTCGGAGAAATAAATAATCTCCAGTTTGCTTATTTGCACCTTTCAAACGTCCCGAATGACGATCCACAGTTAAAGTGGCTGTGGAGGCTCCAACATTCCTGTTAGTCCACTTTACACCAGTTAAAGACAAGAGAGTTAGGAGTTGTTACGCTTGTTCTCCACCTCCGTCAGTTAAGCTGTACACTTCTCTTCCAGGAACCGGGTGGGTGACGATGTTTTGTGTATCGGTGCTGGAATTAGCGGAATGACAGTGGATGTAACCGTGTTGTCAAAGTCATCGAGCTCACTGGAGCCCGCAGATGttccacagagaaataaagtgGCAACGAATTAAAGGCTATTAGCAGGAAATCAGTCTTTTGATCTCAGACTCCTCCATCGAGCTCTGAACGTGGAATGTGGAATAATTTGTCggcaggagagaaacaaaactcTTTCTACCGAGGGAGATGTGATCTAAAGGTGCTGACTAAACTTTATTTGAATGGTATGTGCTCGGAGGATGTTGGACAACGCGaaagtggttgtttttttttgtacgtGATCATGTAATTGCATATTGGTGGAGGAGGGAAGGTTAAGaagtggagggagaagaggtgaaggaaGAGATGATGGGAGAAAGAACGACGACACGAGTCGAGGGCGTCATCTCATTTTGGCGAAGAACCGAAATGAGTCTTCTTTCTAAGGCCTTTCTAAGACTCCGAGGCAACGATCCCACAAACCAAACTAAGGGAGTTGAATCATGGGAGCCCTCGGTCTGTGATCCTTCATCTCCAACGGATAAAACGTATTTATAAATCGTCACATCCCTTCAGCCGTCCACTCACGTTTAAAGTGTTCATTGCCGCCTTCTACCTTCTTCTCATTGAAATTCCTCAAACAatccctgtttgttttcagtctgaagAAAGAACAGAGGGTTTCCAGCAGTTTGAGTCACGCGGCCGACGCCTCAGTCCGTCAGCCGCTCCCCTCCGAGTCCTTCCTCCCCTTTTCACCTTCAGTCCCATCGTCAAACTCGTTCCAGATCAACAGAGACAGCGGCGGTCGCTCTTGGTCACTTCCTCGGAGGAGTGAACCACGTTGGGGACGAACCCGCTCTTCACGCCCTCCCAGCCCTCCTGGATGGTGATGTCGCCGGACCGCACCAAGGCGAAGATATCTCTGGTGAGCTCGGTGAAGGCGTGCTCGACGTTGATGGCGTCACGGGCCGACGTCTCGATGTAGCGCATCCCGTAAGCCCCCGCCAGCTTCTCTGCCTCCTGACGGCTCACCTAGAAGGTCGGTAAAGAATTGTAGATATAAAACACTCCCGGAGAACCAcagtagaaattaaaaaaatcttaaatccAGATCATCACGGTCACAAATTTAGCCCAATAACTAAAGTACGCTACAACTAAGGACATTTCAACCGAATCAGTGTACAAGCTAATAAACCTGCCTTGGTTCTGATGCTTTTCACAGTGGTAAGGTTTGTTTCTTGGTGAACTACATTACGTAAtaactactggacggattactaCTAAactgggtggaaggatgtggtatgggtcgggaaagaaccaattcaattttggtgcagatccaggtcagagaagaaaacattCTGAGAATGTGAGAAGCTTCACTTTGATTTTGAAACATGTATTCTACttcaacaggaagtcagtgaaTAAATCGAGATCAAGTGGTGAAGACAGGAAACATCATTTCCTGGTTTATCTGATTTAAATATTGATCTAGATTTGATGATATGAGTGTAGACACACCTTTGTGCTTCTCAGCGTAATCCTGTAATGTCTAATTTGGTGAttatggatttatttttgcttcaaACAAACGAGTGACGACTCGCCTGAtctaaaattaaacaaaaggttatttttaaaacGACTGCACAACTTTGATCAACTTGACACATCCTGCAACCTTCAAAAGAGCCACTCTCCATCTCCACAGACGAGTTTCAGCACAACACCGGCAGTTCGCTTTTATACCGCACACACCTGGCGCTGGGCCTCCAGGTCGCACTTGTGGCCGACCAATAGGAAGACGATGCTGTGGGGTTGGACGTGGCTACGAGCCTCCTCCAGCCAATCGTGGACGTTCTGGAAGGAGCGGCGATTGGTGATGTCGAACAGGAGGAGCCCGCCCACAGAGTTGCGGTAGTAAGCCCTGGTGATGGACCTGCAGGGGGTGAAGGGAAGGATTAGAACGTTTCATTCGTCAAGCACGATAAACccaataattttattttataatgaaacTGCAATAGTGGAATGAAAGAGGTTCTGGTCGTATTGTTGTTGTACTCTCCtgtgaccagcaggtggcacaATAAGAGACATGTGGTGCATGAACATCACAGATACATTAGATATGAATGAAGCTATGTTTAATAAACTATGTTTGATAAATACACCTGAAATATACTTTATggtttatacatttaaattagaGTCAATAATTAAGACTAAATACTCAACATGTTTAACAATTAAAagtttttctcctttctctgcgATCTGAGGTTTAGGACTGTTTCACTTTTTGGTTGAGGAACAACAGAGCAACAGTTTCGGactctgtggctcaggaggtggagcgggtCGTCCGTCACACAGaagggttggtggttcgatgCCCAGCTCCCCCAGTCTGCATTCAGAGGTGTCCTgaggcaagacactgaaccccacatTACCCTTATTGAAACGGCTGAATTTGATTTAGAAGGTACACACATGTGTCATGTGCACAACACTGGGTAAAGATCCAAGTTTAGGACAAAGAGACGAAGAGAATGAGCCTCGTCTGAGGAACAGAAGAAGAATCCAGGGGAAAATAtaaccagagagaaactggagGCGTGAAAGAAGGAGTGAGATGAAGGTGtcaggtggaggagctgagaaCAAACTCCACGGATGTGAGGTGTGAGAGAACGATTATCTGGATAGTTTTGTTTGGTATTGTGATGAATTTAGTTTCGATGATTGACACAGAAATGCAGCCATAGATAAACTTCAAAAAGAGGATGAATTAAGTAATTAAAACTGATGATGAAATGTAATGTCGGTGCTGAAGAGCCAATTCTCTATGATTAATAACTAAGCAGCAAtactgtcatcatcatcatttaaaaacctgaGAGGAAGcgattttgtattttacataaGAACTTCGTCCCTGCAGTCAGACTGGGAGGAGCGCTGCTCGACTCTGACAGGAGTCGACACTGCGCTCGCACACTAACGCACAACAGCCCTGCGACGAGGCGTCTCACCCTCCGACTGTCTCCTCTCAGAGACGAcgtccacacaaacaccacgAGGAGGACAATTACAGGTTTCCAAGAAAAGGGGAGGATtagtggagggagaggaaacagtaaaggaggaggaggtgaaataTAATCACCAGCAGGGAGGGATTCACACGATAGAACAAGAcgagatgaggagatgaggcAGATTCACTCGAATCAAAAAGTGACACAATCTCTAAACATCTCAACACAGAGCGACGACCTGAGTGGACGAGTCGAGGGGACTGTTGACGTGAGAGACGTCCAATAGCGATTCCTTTAGAGGAGGAACGAACCAGAGGTCAAGAGTGTTTGTAAGAAACTCTCCTCTTCGTCTACTTCTCTCGAGCCAAAATGGCCCCCGTGGTGTTTTGCATTGCGGattggggaagaaaaaaaaaaaaaacgtttcgTCCTTCGCTGTCA from Hippoglossus stenolepis isolate QCI-W04-F060 chromosome 23, HSTE1.2, whole genome shotgun sequence carries:
- the vbp1 gene encoding prefoldin subunit 3, whose product is MAATIDNSNAALATKKKHLGIPEAAFVEDVDTFMKQAGNDTADAVLRRLDEQYQKYKYMELNLSQKKQRLKNQIPQITETLEILRHMQKKKETTDPMETHFLLADNVYCKASVPPTDKVCLWLGANVMLEYDIDEAQALLEKNLSTASRNLEQLVEDLDFLRDQFTTIEVNMARVYNWDVKRRSKENLLKSADKS
- the rab39bb gene encoding LOW QUALITY PROTEIN: RAB39B, member RAS oncogene family b (The sequence of the model RefSeq protein was modified relative to this genomic sequence to represent the inferred CDS: inserted 2 bases in 1 codon; deleted 1 base in 1 codon), with the translated sequence MEAIWLYQFRLIVIGDSTVGKSCLIRRFTEGRXAQVSDPTVGVDFFSRLVEIEPGKRIKLQIWDTAGQERFRSITRAYYRNSVGGLLLFDITNRRSFQNVHDWLEEARSHVQPHSIVFLLVGHKCDLEAQRQVSRQEAEKLAGAYGMRYIETSARDAINVEHAFTELTRDIFALVRSGDITIQEGWEGVKSGFVPNVVHSSEEVTKSDRRCLC